One window from the genome of Bacteroidota bacterium encodes:
- a CDS encoding CHAT domain-containing protein: MKKIFFFILVFIPLLEAQTGEAGKLVDKGYALLEKSSCKDAEKVIFEAFKVSEKEKDNYNKIRSVKLLGTLYYNYRELEAAASFYRLAVNLLNKAFNQPLSGEIETELYNIKNNLAITLMETDRRSAYAGKITEAENLFMEVLDFYEKKGNNDGRLSVLLNLGILYRLDASADPDNSDYNQVLNDALTTLIKARNLSVSTLDENLKTNILFNLGISFQSTGQLDSAAKNIEMSIEGYKKSGNNYWKAIASLRLGYLYLEMSDRKENGEIFRNNGINLLNENLAVIEEYRSKLDDERGRAVFLDNLTYYYVLLINELYENKDFEAMFNLAEKVKSRSFIDMLSTKASGVEENLPAELKEVLSRKSEIETVFRDSLWLYFEEDKIGKFTSLLDEYSKIYSKKEELQPDLNLLVSEETVKLKDFQKLIDEKSAVVEFFIGRNAFYTFLVTRNSITVSRSKQSPREIDSLVTKIITDINLFPNKRGEFTELQKILNRNDDSLDSLKLAEMWYASDADRVLQLALFQLYKTIIGDQQDKDLVNYNRVIIIPHGFLHEMPFAALISSFKNLDLTKKHHVARPTYWIEEKEILTLPSASSLPFLLKAGKTDEGKILIVGNPIYPNTKFSPLPFAEKEANEISRHFDKNKTLLLINEAATESVIKKEAGKYDILHFATHGIYEEDALKSHLMLTKNASDDGYLRASEIFKLKLNANLVVLSACLSGRVGAFGGHKYLTTDDLTGLTRALLYAGAANVMGTLWTVDDRSTGFMMEHFYEKYKDEKKPLLFSMRDAQIAVLNNKTNKDWSHPFYWAPFILIGSPGK; the protein is encoded by the coding sequence ATGAAAAAAATTTTCTTTTTTATTCTGGTTTTTATTCCCTTGCTCGAAGCACAGACGGGAGAGGCGGGGAAACTTGTTGACAAGGGTTATGCACTCCTCGAAAAATCGTCGTGCAAGGATGCCGAGAAGGTTATTTTTGAGGCTTTCAAGGTTTCGGAGAAGGAAAAAGACAACTACAACAAAATACGGTCGGTAAAGTTACTCGGAACACTTTATTACAATTACAGGGAGCTGGAGGCTGCTGCAAGTTTTTACAGACTGGCTGTAAACCTTTTGAATAAAGCTTTTAACCAGCCGTTATCGGGCGAAATTGAGACTGAACTCTACAATATAAAAAACAATCTTGCTATCACCCTGATGGAGACCGACAGAAGATCAGCGTATGCCGGAAAGATTACCGAAGCCGAAAATCTTTTTATGGAAGTGCTCGATTTTTATGAGAAAAAGGGGAATAATGACGGCAGACTCTCTGTGCTTCTGAATCTCGGAATACTTTACAGACTTGATGCATCTGCCGATCCTGACAACAGCGATTACAATCAGGTGCTGAATGACGCTTTAACCACCCTGATAAAAGCAAGAAACCTCTCCGTTTCCACACTGGATGAAAACCTGAAGACAAATATTTTGTTTAATCTTGGCATTTCATTTCAAAGTACCGGACAGCTTGACAGTGCCGCAAAAAATATCGAGATGAGTATCGAGGGATATAAAAAAAGCGGTAATAATTACTGGAAGGCGATAGCATCTCTGAGACTCGGTTACCTTTATCTTGAGATGTCGGACAGAAAAGAGAACGGTGAAATATTTCGCAATAATGGAATTAATTTATTAAATGAGAATCTCGCAGTTATAGAGGAGTACCGCTCCAAACTGGATGACGAACGGGGGCGGGCAGTATTTCTTGACAATCTTACTTATTATTATGTCCTCCTGATCAACGAACTCTATGAGAACAAAGATTTTGAAGCTATGTTCAATCTTGCGGAGAAGGTGAAATCCAGATCCTTCATTGACATGTTGTCCACCAAAGCATCCGGAGTGGAGGAGAACCTCCCCGCTGAATTAAAGGAAGTGCTGTCGAGGAAAAGCGAGATCGAAACAGTTTTCAGGGATTCGTTGTGGTTATATTTTGAAGAGGACAAAATCGGCAAATTTACCTCCCTTCTCGATGAATACTCAAAAATCTATTCGAAGAAGGAGGAATTGCAGCCGGATTTGAATCTCCTTGTAAGCGAAGAAACGGTTAAACTGAAGGACTTCCAAAAGCTGATCGATGAAAAAAGTGCCGTTGTCGAATTCTTTATTGGAAGGAACGCATTTTACACATTTCTTGTAACCCGGAATTCGATCACGGTTTCCAGATCCAAACAAAGTCCAAGGGAAATCGATTCACTCGTCACGAAAATTATTACTGACATAAATCTTTTCCCGAACAAGAGGGGGGAATTCACCGAACTTCAAAAGATTCTGAACAGAAACGATGACTCGCTCGACAGTCTCAAGCTCGCTGAGATGTGGTATGCTTCAGATGCGGACAGGGTTCTTCAACTCGCTCTGTTTCAGCTCTACAAGACCATAATCGGTGATCAGCAGGACAAAGACCTCGTTAATTATAACAGAGTAATAATAATTCCTCATGGTTTCCTGCACGAGATGCCATTTGCTGCGTTGATCTCATCGTTCAAAAATCTTGACCTCACAAAGAAACATCATGTAGCGAGACCGACATACTGGATTGAAGAAAAAGAGATACTGACTTTACCCTCCGCTTCTTCACTTCCGTTCCTTCTGAAGGCAGGAAAGACCGACGAAGGAAAGATTTTGATTGTGGGTAATCCCATCTATCCAAACACGAAATTCTCACCCCTTCCCTTCGCGGAGAAAGAAGCAAATGAAATTTCGCGGCATTTCGACAAAAATAAAACCCTCCTGCTGATAAATGAAGCAGCAACCGAATCGGTGATAAAGAAAGAGGCGGGGAAATATGACATACTCCACTTTGCCACGCACGGGATTTATGAGGAGGATGCACTCAAGAGTCATCTCATGCTAACCAAAAACGCAAGTGACGACGGATACCTGAGAGCCTCGGAAATATTTAAATTGAAACTTAATGCGAATCTCGTAGTATTAAGTGCATGTCTTTCCGGAAGAGTTGGAGCTTTCGGCGGTCACAAATATCTGACAACTGATGATCTTACCGGGCTCACCCGGGCGCTGCTCTATGCCGGAGCTGCCAATGTAATGGGTACGCTTTGGACTGTGGACGACAGATCAACCGGATTTATGATGGAACATTTTTACGAGAAGTACAAAGACGAAAAAAAGCCACTTCTCTTCTCGATGAGAGATGCTCAAATAGCCGTTTTAAACAATAAAACGAACAAAGACTGGAGTCACCCATTTTACTGGGCACCATTTATCTTAATTGGATCACCCGGCAAATAA
- a CDS encoding FecR domain-containing protein, with the protein MKKYLLNLSILVVAVFFFSGATEEVNAPAAVVTKVVNAAEYKTSSGKWTDLKVGQALNSEDMIKTSGKSLVVVKFTDNSVLKVRENSQVKISTLKKDKNVSKTVDVDKGAVNASVTKQDQQDFKFKSPTLVASVRGTWLLFGVGSDTTNVDLKEGQLFCEAQLGRQESGDLKENQTVTVTPEGSFKPREMTDSEKKRFENSNRSNVKKVVIKTPQGDIVIEYLEN; encoded by the coding sequence ATGAAAAAATATCTGCTAAATTTATCCATACTCGTGGTTGCTGTTTTCTTCTTCTCGGGAGCAACCGAAGAGGTTAATGCACCTGCTGCTGTTGTTACGAAGGTTGTTAACGCCGCCGAATACAAGACTTCTTCAGGGAAGTGGACCGATTTGAAAGTTGGACAGGCTCTCAACTCTGAAGATATGATCAAGACTTCAGGGAAATCTCTCGTCGTTGTCAAGTTTACCGATAACTCGGTGCTTAAGGTAAGAGAGAATTCACAGGTTAAAATATCAACCCTCAAGAAAGACAAAAATGTCTCCAAAACAGTAGATGTTGATAAAGGAGCCGTAAATGCCTCTGTAACCAAACAGGATCAGCAGGATTTCAAATTCAAATCACCGACTCTCGTGGCTTCGGTCCGCGGTACATGGCTCCTCTTTGGAGTGGGTAGCGACACTACAAATGTCGATTTGAAAGAAGGACAACTCTTCTGCGAAGCCCAGCTTGGACGACAGGAATCGGGAGATTTGAAAGAGAACCAGACTGTTACAGTAACCCCGGAAGGGTCATTTAAACCGAGAGAAATGACGGACTCCGAGAAAAAACGATTCGAGAATTCGAACAGGTCAAATGTCAAAAAAGTGGTGATAAAAACACCACAAGGTGACATCGTAATCGAATATCTGGAAAACTAA